One segment of Nostoc flagelliforme CCNUN1 DNA contains the following:
- the ndhN gene encoding NAD(P)H-quinone oxidoreductase subunit N, producing the protein MALITTGNGLMRDLEKFGALGVYVPLEGGYEGRYQRRLRAAGYTTLHITAKGLGDIAAYLTRIHGVRPPHLGKKSTGSGAAVGHVYYLPPIINSHLEQLPPKSKGLVLWIIEGHILSNEELEYLTNLPQLEPRVRVVIERGGDRAFRWTSLEKTLLAS; encoded by the coding sequence ATGGCACTAATTACCACTGGCAACGGTTTAATGCGCGATCTGGAAAAATTTGGCGCTCTTGGCGTGTATGTACCTCTGGAAGGGGGTTATGAAGGTCGATATCAGCGCCGACTACGCGCAGCTGGCTATACTACCCTCCACATTACCGCCAAGGGGTTGGGCGACATAGCTGCGTATCTCACACGCATTCATGGAGTCAGACCTCCTCATCTTGGTAAAAAAAGTACTGGTAGTGGTGCGGCAGTAGGTCATGTGTACTACTTGCCACCAATTATCAATTCTCATCTAGAACAGCTACCACCGAAGTCTAAGGGGCTGGTGTTGTGGATTATTGAAGGGCATATTCTTTCCAATGAGGAACTTGAGTATTTAACGAATTTGCCTCAGCTTGAACCACGAGTAAGAGTAGTTATTGAGAGGGGTGGCGATCGCGCCTTCCGTTGGACTTCTCTAGAAAAAACTCTCTTAGCTAGTTAG